The following proteins are encoded in a genomic region of Opisthocomus hoazin isolate bOpiHoa1 chromosome 4, bOpiHoa1.hap1, whole genome shotgun sequence:
- the KLHL24 gene encoding kelch-like protein 24 — protein sequence MVLILGRRLNREDSGIRDSPATKRKVFEMDPKSLSGPEFFDFSSGSSHAESILQIFNEFRDSRLFTDVIICVEGREFPCHRAVLSACSSYFRAMFCNDHRESREMLVEINGIFAEAMDCFLQYVYTGKVKITTENVQYLFETSSLFQISVLRDACAKFLEEQLDPCNCLGIQRFADTHSLKTLFTKCRNFALQTFEDVSQHEEFLELGKDELIDYICSDELVISKEEMVFEAVMRWVYRAVELRRPVLHELLTHVRLPLLHPNYFVQTVEVDQLIQNSPECYQLLHEARRYHILGNEMMSPRTRPRRSTGYSEVIVVVGGCERVGGFNLPYTECYDPVTGEWKSLAKLPEFTKSEYAVCALRNDILVSGGRINSRDVWIYNSQLNIWIRVASLNKGRWRHKMAVLLGKVYVVGGYDGQNRLSSVECYDSFSNRWTEVAPLKEAVSSPAVASCVGKLFVIGGGPDDNTCSDKVQSYDPDTNSWLLRATIPIAKRCITAVSLNNLIYVAGGLTKAIYCYDPVEDYWMHIQNTFSRQENCGMSVCNGKIYILGGRRENGEATDTVLCYDPATGIITGVAAMPRPVSYHGCVTIHRYNEKGFKL from the exons ATGGTACTAATCCTGGGACGCAGACTGAATAGAGAGGATAGCGGGATACGAGATTCCCCTGCAACCAAGCGGAAAGTTTTTGAAATGGACCCAAAATCGTTGTCAGGCCCCGAGTTTTTCGACTTCTCCTCGGGATCATCCCACGCCGAAAGCATTCTCCAGATCTTCAATGAGTTTCGGGACAGCCGGTTGTTCACGGATGTTATCATCTGCGTGGAAGGGAGGGAGTTCCCCTGCCATCGCGCCGTGCTCTCAGCCTGCAGCAGCTACTTCAGAGCCATGTTTTGCAACGAccacagagaaagcagagagatgCTAGTGGAGATCAACGGCATTTTCGCTGAAGCTATGGATTGCTTTTTACAGTACGTATACACTGGCAAGGTGAAAATCACTACAGAGAACGTGCAGTACCTCTTTGAAACGTCGAGTCTCTTTCAGATCAGCGTTCTGCGGGACGCCTGCGCCAAGTTCCTGGAAGAACAGCTGGATCCCTGCAATTGCCTGGGAATCCAGCGCTTTGCAGATACGCACTCGCTCAAGACGCTGTTCACCAAGTGCAGGAATTTTGCGCTGCAGACGTTTGAGGACGTGTCCCAGCATGAGGAATTCCTGGAACTGGGGAAGGACGAGCTTATTGATTACATTTGCAGTGACGAACTGGTGATCAGTAAGGAAGAGATGGTGTTTGAGGCCGTCATGCGCTGGGTGTACCGGGCAGTTGAGCTGCGAAGACCAGTGTTACACGAACTTCTGACGCACGTCAGGCTCCCCTTGTTACACCCCAACTACTTTGTTCAGACGGTGGAAGTGGACCAGCTGATTCAGAATTCCCCAGAGTGCTACCAGCTGCTGCACGAAGCCAGGCGATACCACATCCTCGGAAATGAGATGATGTCTCCCAGAACTAGGCCGCGCAG ATCAACTGGCTATTCTGAGGTGATAGTTGTTGTTGGAGGCTGCGAACGAGTTGGAGGGTTTAATTTGCCGTACACCGAGTGCTACGATCCTGTAACAGGAGAGTGGAAGTCACTGGCTAAGCTTCCAGAGTTCACCAAGTCTGAGTATGCAGTGTGTGCTCTACGGAATGATATTCTTGTTTCAG gtggAAGAATCAATAGCCGGGATGTTTGGATTTATAACTCTCAACTTAACATTTGGATCCGAGTTGCCTCCTTAAATAAAGGCAGATGGCGTCATAAGATGGCTGTTCTTCTGGGTAAA GTGTATGTTGTTGGAGGATACGACGGGCAAAACCGTCTCAGCAGTGTAGAGTGTTACGATTCGTTTTCCAATCGATGGACAGAGGTGGCTCCCCTTAAAGAAGCTGTGAGCTCCCCAGCAGTCGCCAGCTGTGTCGGCAAACTCTTTGTGATCGGGGGCGGTCCTGACGACAACACGTGCTCTGACAAG GTTCAGTCTTACGATCCTGATACTAACTCGTGGTTGCTCCGTGCAACTATCCCTATCGCAAAAAGATGTATTACGGCTGTGTCTCTAAACAATCTGATCTATGTTGCCGGTGGGCTTACCAAAGCGATATACTGCTATGATCCGGTTGAGGACTACTGGATGCACATACAGAACACGTTCAGCAGACAG GAGAACTGTGGCATGTCTGTGTGCAACGGAAAAATCTATATCCTtggtggaagaagagaaaatggtGAAGCTACAGACACTGTTCTTTGTTATGACCCTGCAACGGGCATTATCACAGGAGTAGCAGCCATGCCCAGGCCAGTATCATACCACGGCTGTGTGACGATTCATAGATATAATGAAAAAGGCTTTAaactgtaa